A genomic stretch from Setaria viridis chromosome 1, Setaria_viridis_v4.0, whole genome shotgun sequence includes:
- the LOC117858974 gene encoding 14-3-3-like protein GF14-E isoform X1, with translation MSQPAELSREENIYMAKLAEQAERYEEMVEFMEKVAKAVDSEELTVEERNLLSVAYKNVIGARRASWRIISSIEQKEEGRGNEDRVTLIKDYRSKIEVELTKICDGILKLLDSHLVPSSTAPESKVFYLKMKGDYYRYLAEFKTGSERKDAAENTMVAYKAAQDIALAELSPTHPIRLGLALNFSVFYYEILNSPDRACNLAKQAFDEAISELDTLSEESYKDSTLIMQLLRDNLTLWTSDITEDAADDIKEAPKGESGDGQ, from the exons ATGTCGCAGCCTGCTGAGCTTTCCCGTGAGGAAAACATTTACATGGCTAAGCTTGCAGAGCAGGCTGAGAGGTATGAGGAGATGGTTGAGTTCATGGAGAAGGTGGCTAAGGCAGTTGATTCTGAGGAGCTTACTGTGGAGGAGCGCAACCTTCTGTCAGTTGCTTACAAGAATGTCATTGGAGCCCGGCGTGCCTCATGGCGCATCATATCCTCCATTGAGCAGAAAGAAGAGGGTCGTGGCAATGAGGACCGTGTCACTCTTATTAAGGACTACCGTAGCAAGATAGAAGTTGAACTCACCAAGATCTGTGATGGAATTCTCAAGCTCCTTGATTCCCACCTTGTCCCCTCATCCACAGCTCCAGAGTCCAAGGTCTTCTACCTCAAGATGAAGGGTGACTACTACAG GTACCTTGCGGAGTTTAAAACTGGATCTGAGAGGAAGGATGCAGCTGAGAACACCATGGTGGCATACAAAGCTGCTCAG GATATTGCACTGGCAGAGCTGTCCCCCACTCATCCTATTAGGCTTGGGCTGGCACTCAACTTCTCAGTATTTTATTACGAGATCCTCAACTCTCCTGACCGTGCTTGCAATCTTGCCAAGCAG GCTTTTGATGAGGCAATCTCAGAGCTGGACACCCTGAGTGAGGAATCCTACAAGGACAGCACTCTGATCATGCAGCTTCTGCGTGATAACTTGACCCTGTGGACTTCAGACATCACG GAGGATGCTGCCGATGACATCAAGGAGGCTCCCAAGGGCGAGTCTGGAGATGGGCAGTAA
- the LOC117864202 gene encoding uncharacterized protein: MADSQVEAMRKAYAGIMLSMAQESAARVLAAERRAAALAAGLEAAKDDGVAALLRLKAIMEARVKEVELQSSAHVKRIKELEEQLHGTQKTMASLKVELHLANNELEQTRKTLAEARVNGLPTSKEADSNKDTSPRSEIHQQGQGGNILLKNKKNADDCDEACLVPISAENGAVEKLDINCCSPDLPSFMERNKKPNFYHNGCTQRIHALKQRTKGTGASLKQNPKQATALNSCSKTRKNNAAKNPCHTRSIMEDILQTKFLGKYKGKRGRRSRPSGKHDNSSEHGEAEDKLSDTSDGNGCLLLIQALEQELSPPQMSAGQGVDALTDMKEDLKISRRDAGLNQGTAFPELLDVLAVNNMQVKKRKRTKTIRVLEDELSDSKSVPGSANTLLRTTSEKSVSDNELISEVAENRSDTSAKNNGPPLKCTTENFMHQTSVDNGQFEPENSSTVLLQSTKSEPIDYGNLVVDQLEQRTPNTNTASCKEVLEDGSCTLASHKADASTVSSLDKEENSKASSGLPVQALEKPDASIDISLNKEEHAKTASGASMQAEGARHIKYTFNRRKRKCVSIYSTPQRAVPEKSSDLGSPPKKQNPHPNPVMQEHPVGSPQRDNHLVHIAQQLILLSEHK, from the exons ATGGCGGACTCCCAG GTGGAGGCGATGAGGAAGGCGTACGCGGGGATCATGCTCAGCATGGCGCAGGAGTCGGCGGCGCGGGTgctggcggcggagcggcgcgcggcggcgctcgccgccgggcTCGAGGCCGCCAAGGACGACGGCGTCGCCGCGCTCCTGCGGCTCAAGGCCATCATGGAGGCCAGG GTTAAAGAGGTAGAACTGCAATCTTCAGCGCACGTTAAAAGGATCAAGGAACTAGAAGAGCAATTGCATGGCACACAAAAGACTATGGCCTCGCTTAAAGTTGAGCTGCATCTGGCAAATAATGAATTAGAGCAGACAAGGAAAACCTTAGCTGAGGCAAGAGTAAATGGCCTTCCCACATCCAAGGAAGCTGATTCTAATAAAGACACCAGCCCTCGTTCTGAGATACATCAACAAGGACAAGGAGGAAATATATTGTTGAAGAATAAAAAGAACGCGGACGACTGTGATGAAGCTTGCCTTGTTCCTATATCCGCAGAGAATGGAGCAGTGGAAAAATTGGACATAAATTGTTGTAGTCCTGATCTGCCATCATTTATGGAAAGAAATAAGAAACCTAATTTCTATCATAATGGGTGTACACAGCGTATCCATGCACTTAAACAGCGGACTAAAGGAACAGGTGCATCCCTGAAACAAAATCCAAAGCAGGCTACTGCATTGAATAGCTGTTCAAAGACCAGAAAGAATAATGCTGCTAAAAACCCATGCCACACAAGGTCCATCATGGAAGACATACTTCAAACAAAATTTCTGGGCAAGTACAAGGGCAAGAGAGGCAGAAGAAGCAGGCCCAGTGGTAAGCATGATAATTCCAGTGAGCATGGGGAAGCAGAAGATAAGTTATCTGATACATCTGATGGAAATGGGTGTTTGCTGCTAATTCAGGCTCTTGAACAGGAACTTTCACCACCACAGATGTCTGCTGGACAGGGTGTGGATGCCTTAACTGACATGAAGGAAgacttaaaaataagcaggagGGATGCTGGCTTAAATCAGGGGACTGCCTTCCCTGAACTGCTTGATGTCCTTGCAGTCAAcaacatgcaagtgaaaaagagaaaaagaacaaAGACTATCAGGGTTTTGGAAGATGAACTTTCCGATTCCAAAAGTGTTCCTGGATCTGCTAACACCCTGCTTAGGACAACCAGCGAGAAAAGCGTGTCTGATAATGAATTGATCTCTGAGGTGGCAGAGAATCGCTCAGATACATCTGCCAAAAACAATGGTCCTCCTCTGAAATGTACTACTGAAAACTTTATGCATCAGACTAGTGTAGATAATGGTCAATTTGAACCTGAAAACAGCTCTACAGTGCTCCTTCAGTCGACCAAAAGTGAACCTATAGATTATG GTAACTTAGTGGTGGACCAGCTAGAGCAGAGAACACCAAATACTAATACTGCAAGCTGTAAGGAAGTTTTAGAGGATGGAAGCTGCACTTTGGCTTCACATAAGGCTGATGCTTCAACTGTTAGTTCATTGGACAAAGAAGAAAATTCGAAGGCGTCTTCTGGACTTCCCGTGCAAGCTTTAGAGAAACCTGATGCTTCAATTGATATCTCCCTGAACAAAGAAGAGCATGCAAAGACAGCTTCTGGAGCTTCCATGCAAGCTGAAGGTGCCAGACATATCAAATACACATTCAACCGCAGGAAGCGCAAGTGTGTGTCTATATACAGCACCCCTCAGCGTGCTGTTCCTGAGAAGAGCAGCGACCTGGGTAGTCCACCTAAAAAGCAAAATCCTCATCCAAATCCTGTGATGCAAGAGCATCCAGTGGGTTCTCCTCAACGCGACAATCATCTAGTCCATATTGCCCAACAG CTCATTTTGTTGTCAGAGCATAAGTGA
- the LOC117865448 gene encoding prohibitin-3, mitochondrial, giving the protein MAGRGQAAVSFLTRIAKVAAGIGVAASAASTSLYTVDGGERAVIFDRLRGVLPRTEAEGTHLLVPILQKPFIFDIRTRPHSFSSTSGTKDLQMVSLTLRVLSRPDVDRLPEIFNSLGLEYDEKVLPSIGNEVLKAVVAQFNADQLLTERPHVSALVRESLTQRAREFNIVLDDVAITHLAYGPEFAQAVEKKQVAQQEAERSRFLVARADQERRAAIVRAEGESEAARLISEATTTAGNGLIELRRIEAAKEIAGVLARSPNVSYIPAGDNGQMLLGLNAAR; this is encoded by the coding sequence ATGGCCGGCcgcgggcaggcggcggtgtCGTTCCTGACGCGGATTGCGAAGGTGGCTGCGGGGATTGGCGTGGCGGCGTCCGCCGCCTCCACGTCCCTCTACACGGTGGACGGCGGGGAGCGCGCCGTCATCTTCGACCGCCTGCGCGGCGTGCTCCCGAGGACGGAGGCGGAGGGCACCCACCTCCTGGTCCCCATCCTCCAGAAGCCCTTCATATTCGACATCCGCACCCGCCCCCACagcttctcctccacctccggcacCAAGGACCTCCAGATGGTCAGCCTCACGCTCCGCGTCCTCTCGCGCCCCGACGTCGACCGCCTCCCGGAGATCTTCAACTCCCTCGGCCTCGAGTACGACGAGAAGGTCCTCCCCTCCATCGGCAACGAGGTGCTCAAGGCCGTCGTCGCGCAGTTCAACGCCGACCAGCTCCTCACCGAGCGGCCCCACGTCTCGGCGCTCGTCCGCGAGTCCCTCACCCAGCGCGCCCGCGAGTTCAACATCGTCCTCGACGACGTCGCCATCACCCACCTCGCCTACGGGCCGGAGTTCGCGCAGGCCGTCGAGAAGAAGCAGGTCGCGCAGCAGGAGGCCGAGCGCTCCAGGTTCCTCGTCGCGCGCGCGGACCAGGAGAGGCGCGCCGCCATCGTCCGGGCCGAGGGGGAGAGCGAGGCCGCGCGCCTCATCTCCGAGGCCACAACCACCGccggcaacggactgatcgagctcaggaggatcgaggcggccAAGGAGATTGCCGGCGTGCTGGCGCGCTCGCCCAACGTCTCCTACATCCCCGCCGGCGACAACGGTCAGATGCTGCTGGGGCTCAACGCCGCCCGGTGA
- the LOC117841435 gene encoding uncharacterized protein yields MDPASEELERRSRYLSSLIRRTKLSAAPAPPPLPEPEPEPEAPAPKPEPEPQTAVGKCEEAKPALAVEEEEKREVKEEGADGEGKQIKGKVEGGLKEEDGGSKKVSVRVRAADMPLPLQRRAIRLAYEAIAAMPRLDSKRLALALKKEFDTAYGPAWHCIVGTSFGSYVTHSLGGFLYFSVDKAYILLFRTAVEPLGHPR; encoded by the exons ATGGATCCGGCGTCCGAGGAGCTCGAGCGCCGCAGCCGCTACCTCAGCTCGCTCATCCGGCGCACCAAGCtcagcgccgcccccgccccccctcCACTTCCCGAGCCAGAGCCTGAGCCTGAGGCGCCGGCACCGAAACCGGAGCCCGAGCCGCAGACCGCGGTCGGAAAGTGCGAGGAGGCCAAGCCGGcgctggcggtggaggaggaggagaagcgggaggtcaaggaggagggggcggacgGGGAGGGCAAACAGATCAAGGGGAAGGTCGAGGGGGGTCtgaaggaggaggacggcggcagcAAAAAGGTGTCGGTGCGGGTGCGCGCGGCCGACATGCCCCTGCCGCTGCAGCGCCGCGCCATCCGCCTCGCCTACGAGGCCATCGCCGCTATGCCGCGCCTCGACAGCAAGCGCCTCGCGCTCGCGCTCAAGAAG GAATTTGACACAGCATATGGTCCTGCTTGGCATTGCATTGTCGGAACAAGCTTTGGTTCCTATGTGACACACTCATTGGGAGGTTTCTTATACTTCTCAGTGGACAAGGCCTATATTCTTCTCTTCAGAACTGCCGTTGAGCCATTAGGCCATCCACGATGA
- the LOC117858974 gene encoding F-box protein GID2 isoform X2 gives MKLRSDSSGGGDDHRTTAAAAAATGGGGSGEPSKKQRTEEPPSSSSGAGECSSSSASVQAPPPPTQREPSAQDAREGEQPPPGDDAEVGGEQERVPDLGEDLVFEVLMRAEARTLATAACVNRGWRQLARDERLWEAACVRECSNLGFSEQMLRMVVLSFGGFRRLYELYIRPVQRRAAGAPPGQRRVQVPVRLGPDQVQVSLSMLSTSFFLKMPNAPPPPKKDKDNDRDKNGGGQCG, from the coding sequence ATGAAGTTGCGCTCGGATTCCTCGGGCGGGGGCGACGACCACCggaccacggccgccgccgccgccgccacgggggGTGGCGGCTCGGGCGAGCCGAGTAAGAAGCAGCGGACGGAGGAGCCGCCCTCCAGCTCCAGCGGGGCGGGGGAGTGCTCGTCCTCGTCCGCGTCCGTGcaggctccaccgccgccgacgcagCGGGAGCCGTCGGCGCAGGATGCAAGAGAGGgcgagcagccgccgccgggtgATGATGCAGAAGTAGGGGGCGAGCAGGAGAGGGTGCCGGATCTCGGGGAAGACCTGGTGTTCGAGGTGCTGATGCGAGCGGAGGCGCGGACGCTGGCGACCGCGGCATGCGTGAACCGGGGCTGGCGGCAGCTGGCGCGGGACGAGCGCCTGTGGGAGGCGGCGTGCGTGCGGGAGTGTTCAAACCTCGGATTCTCCGAGCAGATGCTTCGCATGGTCGTGCTCTCGTTCGGTGGCTTTCGCCGCCTGTACGAGCTCTACATCCGTCCGGTCCAGCGGCGTGCTGCAGGCGCGCCGCCCGGGCAACGGAGGGTTCAGGTGCCGGTGAGGTTGGGCCCGGATCAGGTCCAAGTTTCACTGTCTATGCTCTCCACATCATTCTTTTTGAAGATGCCGAATGCCCCCCCTCCACCTAAGAAGGACAAGGATAACGATAGAGATAAGAATGGAGGTGGACAGTGTGGGTGA
- the LOC117855483 gene encoding uncharacterized protein yields MRRCARLAALLLLLVADTVASSRTEATSTSTATPSGAPGSAGAPEGVPSEPLPPCLEELLPCTAYLKTSKHPSPTCCTAMHNAAAAEMPCLCHLFADPKLLTIFNVTRDQMFRLPARCGLPVGCRAGASQDHDPVVEAPPPPAGTHQHHHGGASSRSSEFWSVWGVVASLVVPMAAVF; encoded by the exons ATGCGTCGATGCGcgcgcctcgccgcgctcctcctcctcctcgtcgccgacACCGTCGCCTCCTCCCGCACGGAGGCCACGTCCACGTCCACGGCCACGCCCAGCGGCgccccggggtcggcgggcGCCCCGGAAGGCGTGCCGTCGGAGCCACTGCCGCCGTGCCTGGAGGAGCTGCTGCCGTGCACGGCGTACCTCAAGACCTCCAAGCACCCCTCGCCGACGTGCTGCACCGCCATGcacaacgccgccgccgccgagatgcCGTGCCTCTGCCACCTCTTCGCCGACCCGAAGCTGCTCACCATCTTCAACGTCACCCGGGACCAGATGTTCAGGCTCCCCGCCCGCTGCGGTCTGCCCGTCGGCTGCCGCGCCGGGGCCTCCCAAGACCACGACCCAG TCGtggaagcgccgccgccgccggcagggaCGCACCAGCACCATCACGGTGGTGCTTCGTCGAGGAGCAGCGAGTTCTGGAGCGTCTGGGGCGTGGTCGCATCGCTGGTGGTGCCCATGGCTGCGGTATTCTAG